A genomic region of Saccopteryx bilineata isolate mSacBil1 chromosome 1, mSacBil1_pri_phased_curated, whole genome shotgun sequence contains the following coding sequences:
- the TJAP1 gene encoding tight junction-associated protein 1 isoform X5 gives MTSAAPAKKPYRKAPPEHRELRLEVPGPQLEQEDSLTDAERMKLLQQENEELRRRLALATRRTEALERELEIGQDCLELELGQSREELDKFKDKFRRLQNSYTASQRTNQELEDKLHTLASLSHSWIFAIKKAEVDRKTLDWEIVELTNKLLDARNTINKLEELNERYRLDCNLAVQLLKCNKSHFRNHKLADLPCELQDMVQKHLHSGQEAARPGPAPSLAPGAVVPTSVIARVLEKPESLLLNSAQSGSAGRPLAEDVFVHVDMSVASGDPASPPVPGSPTPQANGECHSLSTAGGSPEDELPLPAFEKLSPYPTPSPPHPLYPGRKVIEFSEDKVRIPRNSPLPNCTYATRQAISLSLVEEGSERARPTPAPSCPASAPASPHHQPSPAPLTFSAPAGSEEDLLASWQRVFVDRTPPLAAVAQRTAFGHDALPELQRHFALSPSDGEEGVLAPGESGLLLPTEPGAGLPREEEEEELNLPVSPEEEQQSLLPSDSDTEKGPGTPHAEGRTWALPGSGRPQRSPKRMGVHHLHRKDSLTQAQEQGNLLN, from the exons ATGACCAGCGCAGCCCCTGCTAAGAAGCCCTACCGTAAGGCACCGCCCGAGCATCGGGAGCTGCGGCTGGAAGTTCCTGGACCCCAGCTTGAGCAGGAG GATTCCCTGACTGATGCAGAGAGGATGAA GCTGTTGCAGCAGGAGAATGAGGAGCTGCGCCGgcgcctggccttggccaccaggcGCACCGAGGCCCTGGAGCGCGAGCTGGAAATCGGGCAGGACTGCCTGGAGCTGGAGCTAGGCCAGAGCCGCGAGGAGCTGGACAAGTTTAAGGACAAGTTCCGCAG GCTGCAGAACAGCTACACGGCTTCCCAGAGGACCAACCAGGAGCTGGAGGACAAGCTGCACACACTG GCCTCTCTTAGCCACAGCTGGATTTTTGCA ATCAAGAAGGCTGAGGTGGACAGGAAGACGCTGGACTGGGAGATTGTAGAGCTGACCAACAAGCTGCTGGACGCCAGGAACACCATCAATAAGCTGGAGGAGCTGAAC GAGCGGTACCGGCTAGACTGCAACCTCGCTGTGCAGCTCCTCAAGTGCAACAAATCCCACTTCCGCAACCACAAGCTCGCTGAC CTACCCTGTGAGCTACAGGATATGGTTCAGAAACATCTGCACAGTGGTCAAGAGGCTGCCAGGCCgggccctgcccccagcctggcACCAGGGGCTGTGGTACCCACCTCGGTCATTGCCCGGGTGCTAGAGAAGCCAGAGTCTCTACTGCTCAATTCGGCCCAGTCAGGCAGTGCTGGGCGCCCCTTGGCTGAGGATGTCTTTGTGCACGTAGACATGAGTGTTGCCTCGGGGGACCCAGCCAgtcccccagtccctggcagccCCACCCCCCAAGCCAATGGGGAGTGCCACTCTCTGAGCACTGCTGGGGGCTCCCCCGAGGACGAGCTGCCTCTGCCGGCCTTTGAGAAGCTGAGCCCCTACCCCACCCCGTCCCCACCGCACCCTCTGTATCCCGGCCGGAAGGTAATTGAGTTCTCCGAGGACAAGGTGCGCATCCCCCGCAACAGCCCCCTGCCCAACTGCACGTACGCCACCCGCCAGGCCATTTCCCTGAGCCTGGTGGAGGAGGGCAGCGAGCGGGCCCGCCCCACCCCGGCGCCCAGCTGCCCCGCTTCAGCTCCGGCCTCCCCGCaccaccagcccagcccagcccccctgACCTTCAGCGCCCCCGCCGGCTCTGAGGAGGACCTGCTGGCCAGCTGGCAGCGGGTGTTTGTGGACCGCACGCCACCACTGGCCGCCGTGGCCCAGCGCACAGCCTTCGGACACGACGCGCTCCCTGAGCTGCAGCGGCACTTCGCTCTTAGCCCCTCTGACGGGGAGGAGGGGGTTCTGGCACCTGGTGAGAGTGGACTTTTGCTGCCAACAGAACCTGGCGCTGGCCTTcccagggaagaggaggaggaagagctgaACCTTCCTGTCAGCCCTGAGGAAGAACAACAGAGCCTGCTGCCCAGTGATAGTGACACAGAGAAAGGGCCTGGCACCCCCCACGCGGAGGGCAGGACCTGGGCACTCCCCGGCTCCGGCCGCCCCCAGCGCAGCCCCAAGAGGATGGGAGTGCACCACCTGCACCGCAAGGACAGCTTGACCCAGGCCCAGGAGCAGGGCAACCTGCTCAACTAG